The nucleotide sequence CCGTCCGCACATGACGTTCGGCTGGGGCGGGCACCGCTGCATCGCGGTGCCCCTCGCCATGGCGGAACTCGAAGTGGCCATCGGGCGGCTCCTGGAGCGCTTCCCCGGACTGCGGCTCGCCGTGCCGCCCGAGGAGGTGCGCTGGGACACCGAGACGATCCGGCGGTTCCCCCTGAAGCTGCCCGTGGCCTGGTGAATCGGCGCTCGTCGCCGTTCGGCCCGCCCTCGCGTGTGGGAGGTGTCCTGGGTGGAGGCGAATGACGGTCGGCCGGAGCGTCCCGACGGCGACTCTCCGCCGCCCCCGTCCAGGGTGCGGCCGGCCGACCGGCTGCGCGCCGCCGCGGACCGGGTCCGGTCCGCGGGGCCGCCGCCGGGGCCGGCCCGTCCGGGCTTCTGGCGCAGTCCGCTGCGGGGTCCCTGGCTGACCGGGGTGTTCGGGCTGGTGCTCCTGGTCGGAATCACGCTGGTCTTCGTGACCGGGCTGCTGTCGTACGCGTCGTACAACCCCGACCTCGCCCCGCGCAACGACCCGACGCCGGACAAGGGCTGGCTGGGTTTCTACCTGTTCACCTGGCCGACGTCGCCGTACTGGCTCTACCGGCTGACGCAGGGTACGCACACCGTCCTCGGCGTGGTGCTGGTGCCGGTGCTGCTGGCGAAGCTGTGGTCGGTCATCCCGAAGTTCTTCGCGTGGCCGCCGGTCCGCTCGGCCGGTCAGGCCCTGGAGCGTCTCTCGCTGCTCCTGCTGGTGGGCGGTGCCGGGTTCACCTTCGCCACCGGGATCCTGAACATCCAGTTGGACTACGTCTTCCCCGGCTCCTTCTACCCCCTGCACTTCTACGGGGCCTGGGTGTTCATCGCCGCCTTCGTCCTCCACGTCGCCTTCCGCCTGTCCCGCGCGGTGCGCGCGGTGCGGGCCGGCCGGGACTTCCAGCCGGCGCCCGGTTCGGACGAGGCGGCGGGGCTCGTGTCGCCGGACCCGGCACCGCCGACGATCTCCCGGCGGGGCGCCGTCGCCATGGTCGGAGCGGGCTCGCTGGCCCTGCTGGCGGTGACGGCGGGTCAGAGCATCGGCGGCTGGTGGCGCAGGACGGCACTGCTCGCCCCGCATGGCCGTGACCCCGGTCCGGGGCCCAACGGCTTCCAGATCAACAAGACCGCGGCCTCG is from Streptomyces seoulensis and encodes:
- a CDS encoding molybdopterin-dependent oxidoreductase, whose product is MRPADRLRAAADRVRSAGPPPGPARPGFWRSPLRGPWLTGVFGLVLLVGITLVFVTGLLSYASYNPDLAPRNDPTPDKGWLGFYLFTWPTSPYWLYRLTQGTHTVLGVVLVPVLLAKLWSVIPKFFAWPPVRSAGQALERLSLLLLVGGAGFTFATGILNIQLDYVFPGSFYPLHFYGAWVFIAAFVLHVAFRLSRAVRAVRAGRDFQPAPGSDEAAGLVSPDPAPPTISRRGAVAMVGAGSLALLAVTAGQSIGGWWRRTALLAPHGRDPGPGPNGFQINKTAASVGIRPSDIGPAWRLTVRGGGRQVVLTLDMLRAMPQSESALPIACVEGWSTSDQQWSGVRLTDLAGLVGLGTRPPSLLVESVQRGGAFSSVVLAANQVRDRRSLLALRVNGAELSHDHGYPARVILPAAPGVHNTKWVTQLVFGEPS